In Labrus mixtus chromosome 11, fLabMix1.1, whole genome shotgun sequence, a single window of DNA contains:
- the rbm12bb gene encoding RNA binding motif protein 12Bb, with product MAVVIRLQGLRTNAGSEDIRKFFTGLRIPDGGVHIIGGERNEAFIIFASDEDARRAMTRSQGVIKGSPVSLLLSSKTEMQNLLERSTKSAELDQKRRLEENARRARRSMDPEVGRRPVSRSDHTPPPQHQVASSSIDDLFLFLKGMPFSVTEEEVRDFFSGLVVDDIILFKNRKCLKSGKGIVKFATSQDAYEGLKRDRQYIQSRYVEVSRTTADDWCWAGGTLSLACNVDNFVRERSPIRHQRNPQHHARSQSPVTKRPSVSSDDEYCVLVDNLSYTVEKEDIKKLFCNANLEDGQILHLLDSDGRRTRSTFVLFRSLRDYCDALSNEKRLFENRWVYTRPISREKMINLLESQGMGDRPSSNSERFQERPPSQPRNGQSFRGSEVLVKCVSRSHMQQLGFEPSVMQEKTMQNPLPGEEQYSRRSSMASYCPGDTEYSDSRIPYDGDLQMGYAQAQINDEPFAVGSHDSRGRGSGIRGMQSLRVDGPTCVQLLNLPFQIRREEIYDFCYGYEIIPGSVSLQYEQSGRSKGSATAVFETRQEAQKAVEELSGRSIGPRRIQLLLV from the coding sequence ATGGCAGTCGTCATCCGTTTACAGGGACTGAGGACCAACGCAGGATCAGAGGATATTCGCAAGTTCTTCACTGGCCTCAGAATTCCTGATGGAGGGGTGCATATTATTGGCGGGGAGCGGAATGAAGCTTTCATAATCTTTGCTTCAGATGAAGATGCGAGAAGAGCCATGACACGGTCACAGGGTGTCATAAAGGGTTCGCCTGTTTCATTGCTACTAAGTAGTAAAACAGAAATGCAGAACCTGCTTGAGAGAAGTACAAAAAGTGCAGAGCTAGATCAGAAGAGGAGACTTGAGGAGAATGCAAGACGTGCCAGAAGATCTATGGACCCTGAGGTTGGCAGGAGACCAGTTAGCAGATCGGATCATACCCCTCCCCCCCAGCACCAGGTGGCTTCAAGCAGTATTGatgacttgtttttgtttctaaaagGAATGCCTTTCTCTGTGACTGAAGAGGAAGTCCGTGACTTCTTCAGTGGTCTAGTTGTCGATGACATAATATTGTTTAAGAATCGTAAATGTTTAAAGAGCGGGAAAGGTATTGTCAAATTTGCCACAAGCCAGGATGCATATGAAGGCCTGAAGAGGGATAGGCAATATATACAGTCAAGGTATGTGGAGGTTTCCCGAACAACAGCAGATGATTGGTGCTGGGCTGGTGGTACCTTGTCATTGGCTTGCAACGTGGATAACTTTGTAAGGGAAAGATCACCGATTCGCCATCAGAGAAACCCACAACATCATGCAAGGTCCCAATCACCTGTGACCAAGAGGCCAAGTGTTTCTTCTGATGATGAGTACTGCGTTTTGGTGGATAATCTGTCCTACACAGTGgaaaaagaagacattaaaaAGCTCTTTTGCAATGCAAACCTTGAGGATGGCCAGATCCTGCACCTTCTTGACAGTGATGGGAGAAGAACCAGATCCACATTTGTGCTGTTCAGGAGTCTGCGAGATTATTGTGATGCCTTAAGTAATGAAAAAAGACTGTTTGAAAACCGTTGGGTTTATACCCGCCCAATTTCAAGAGAGAAAATGATAAACCTTCTGGAATCTCAGGGCATGGGGGACAGACCGTCTAGTAACTCTGAAAGGTTTCAGGAGAGGCCTCCATCTCAACCCAGAAATGGACAAAGTTTTCGGGGGTCGGAAGTGTTAGTGAAATGCGTTTCACGGTCTCATATGCAGCAGTTGGGTTTCGAGCCATCAGTGATGCAAGAGAAAACGATGCAAAACCCACTGCCAGGAGAGGAGCAGTACTCGCGCAGGAGCAGTATGGCATCCTATTGTCCTGGTGACACCGAGTACTCCGACTCCAGGATTCCTTACGATGGCGATCTTCAAATGGGCTATGCACAGGCTCAAATCAATGATGAGCCCTTTGCAGTGGGTTCACATGATTCACGAGGCAGGGGTAGTGGCATTCGGGGTATGCAGAGTTTGAGAGTTGATGGTCCTACCTGTGTACAGCTACTTAACTTGCCGTTCCAAATCAGAAGGGAAGAGATCTATGACTTTTGCTACGGATATGAGATTATCCCTGGATCTGTCTCACTGCAGTATGAGCAAAGTGGAAGATCTAAAGGCTCTGCGACTGCAGTGTTTGAGACTCGGCAGGAGGCCCAGAAAGCAGTTGAGGAACTGAGTGGAAGATCCATTGGTCCAAGAAGAATACAGCTGTTACTTGTGTAA
- the gra gene encoding uncharacterized protein C8orf88 homolog gives MEVSRRRVLQKHLEPARPLRRIHVDIEPNKNAATCAQALIREINRETNVDIEQFFKIVNLHKPKEGRISYSRDFLIGLASCPEARRKPEYLPEHPIVLPEARDLGHLRFHDMRRNGGKEEMMEERLHSP, from the exons ATGGAGGTATCGAGGAGACGAGTCCTGCAGAAACATCTGGAGCCTGCCAGGCCTCTGCGTCGCATCCATGTTGACATAG agCCCAATAAGAATGCCGCTACATGTGCACAGGCATTGATCAGAGAAATAAATCGAGAG ACAAATGTTGATATAGAGCAGTTCTTCAAGATTGTCAACCTGCACAAACCAAAAGAAG GGAGAATATCTTACTCCAGGGATTTTTTAATCGGTCTGGCGAGTTGTCCTGAGGCCAGGAGAAAGCCAGAATACCTTCCTGAGCATCCCATAGTCTTACCTGAGGCA AGGGATCTGGGGCACCTAAGGTTTCATGACATGAGGAGGAATGGgggaaaagaagaaat gATGGAGGAGAGGCTTCACTCACCTTGA